In Methanocaldococcus lauensis, a single genomic region encodes these proteins:
- a CDS encoding histone family protein translates to MLPKTTIKRIMKQYTDFNISSEAVDELSNLLMEIIKITTEVAEQNAKKDGRKTIKAKDIRNCDDERLKRKIIELSERTDKMPILIKEMLNVITSELE, encoded by the coding sequence ATGTTACCAAAAACTACAATAAAGAGAATAATGAAGCAATACACTGACTTTAATATATCCTCCGAGGCTGTTGATGAATTAAGCAATTTATTAATGGAAATAATAAAAATAACTACAGAAGTTGCTGAGCAAAATGCAAAAAAAGATGGTAGGAAGACAATTAAAGCGAAAGATATTAGAAATTGTGATGACGAAAGATTGAAGAGAAAGATTATAGAACTCAGTGAAAGAACTGACAAGATGCCGATATTAATTAAAGAGATGTTAAATGTAATTACTTCCGAATTAGAATAA
- the purQ gene encoding phosphoribosylformylglycinamidine synthase I: MKIAVTKFLGTNCELDVCHAIKLAGGEPELVFFTKDNLDEYKGAVIPGGFSYGDYLRAGAISARTPIIKGLKKMVEEGKPVLGICNGAQIGLEAGFSKGTLTNNINARFICKWVYIRVENNKTPFTQYYKKGDVLKIPIAHAEGRFYADDKTLDYMYKNNMVVFKYCDETGEVTEKANPNGSIDNIAGVCNENQNCVLLMPHPERASEKILGSDDGLKMFKGMIDYAKKI; encoded by the coding sequence ATGAAGATTGCAGTAACTAAATTCTTAGGGACAAATTGTGAGTTGGATGTTTGTCATGCTATAAAATTAGCCGGCGGAGAGCCAGAACTTGTTTTTTTTACTAAGGATAACTTAGATGAATATAAAGGGGCGGTAATTCCCGGTGGCTTCTCATACGGAGATTATTTAAGGGCAGGAGCAATAAGTGCAAGAACTCCAATAATCAAAGGATTAAAAAAGATGGTTGAAGAAGGAAAGCCAGTATTAGGAATATGTAATGGAGCTCAAATTGGTTTAGAGGCGGGTTTTTCAAAAGGAACATTAACAAACAATATAAATGCAAGATTTATCTGCAAATGGGTATATATAAGGGTTGAAAACAACAAAACACCATTTACTCAGTATTATAAAAAAGGAGACGTTTTAAAGATACCAATAGCACACGCAGAGGGTAGATTTTACGCTGACGATAAAACTCTTGACTATATGTATAAAAATAATATGGTAGTGTTTAAATACTGTGATGAAACTGGTGAAGTGACAGAAAAGGCAAATCCAAATGGCTCTATTGACAATATAGCGGGAGTTTGTAACGAAAACCAAAATTGTGTTCTACTAATGCCACATCCTGAAAGAGCCAGTGAAAAAATATTAGGCTCAGATGATGGATTAAAAATGTTCAAAGGAATGATAGATTACGCTAAAAAGATTTAA
- a CDS encoding 7-carboxy-7-deazaguanine synthase QueE, which produces MIREIFSSIMGEGKYIGRRFIFVRFAGCPLKCIYCDENHKKYLNRVEKAPGSGEFETLKNMDIEDIVNIIDRLKTPDLFAVSFTGGEPLLYFKELKEIVEILKDKGYKTFLESNGMFPDRVFYFDIASIDIKLREHFNNIKEDEYKKLYRNEIKTIKNLYNLNSDVYAKIVIMENTNINTVKEIAKDLSDIGDITLCIQPVTPYGNIKSPSKRKLFEIMEACGEYLKDNVMLTIQMHKYLGVL; this is translated from the coding sequence ATGATAAGAGAAATTTTTAGTTCAATAATGGGAGAAGGAAAGTATATTGGAAGAAGATTTATATTTGTAAGATTTGCTGGATGTCCTTTAAAATGTATTTATTGCGATGAAAATCATAAAAAATACTTAAATAGAGTTGAAAAAGCTCCAGGAAGTGGGGAATTTGAGACACTAAAAAATATGGATATTGAGGATATAGTTAATATAATAGATAGGTTAAAAACTCCAGATTTGTTTGCAGTGTCTTTTACTGGTGGAGAGCCACTACTTTATTTTAAAGAATTGAAAGAAATTGTTGAAATTTTAAAAGATAAAGGGTATAAGACATTCTTAGAAAGTAATGGAATGTTTCCAGACAGAGTTTTTTATTTTGATATTGCCTCAATAGACATAAAGTTGAGAGAACATTTTAATAATATAAAAGAGGATGAATATAAAAAATTATATAGAAATGAAATAAAGACTATAAAAAATCTTTATAATTTGAATTCTGATGTTTATGCTAAAATTGTTATTATGGAAAATACCAATATAAATACTGTAAAAGAAATAGCAAAAGATTTAAGCGATATTGGTGATATAACTTTGTGTATTCAACCAGTAACGCCCTATGGAAATATAAAATCTCCTTCTAAGAGAAAATTATTTGAAATTATGGAGGCGTGTGGGGAATATTTAAAGGACAATGTTATGCTAACAATACAAATGCATAAGTATTTGGGTGTATTATAG
- a CDS encoding valine--tRNA ligase: MEMPKNYNIEIEKQIQKKWEESKIYKFDENSKKPPYIIDTPPPYPTGRLHLGHALNWTYMDIIARFKRMKGFNVLFPQGWDCHGLPTEVKVEEMYGITKSDIDRQKFRELCIKLTEENIEKMRKQIKSLGISIDWDREYITMTPEYIRKSQTAFVRMYKDGLIYRGKFPVNWCPRCQTAIAFAEVEYIERESKLNYIKFPSADGDGYIMIATTRPELMAACVAILVHPEDERYKDLIGKEFIVPLFGHKVKLLADNDVEKEFGTGAVMVCTFGDKTDVLWVNRHKLEIKKAIDEKGTLTEIAGKYKGLKTEEARKLIIEDLKKEGYLIKQETIKQNVGVCWRCKTPIEIIVTEQWFVNVKKLIPKVKEVANEIKWVPEHMKIRLLNWIEDMDWDWVISRQRIFATPIPVWYCPKCGNVVVAKEEDLPIDPTKTGYVCDKCGNKDLIPETDVLDTWMDSSITPMVITKWLDDNEFFGKHYPVQLRPQGHDIIRTWAFYTIVKSVALTGKKPWDEIVINGMVFGEDGHKMSKSRGNVVEPDEIIAKYGADALRLWASNSVIGDDVQFLWKEVDYGYRFLRKFWNACRFAKMHINDEIIEELKKPLDVKNPIDLWILSKLQKLIDRVNRDLENYRFNTIVEIYKFVWHEFCDNYIEMVKYRLYGNNEDDKKEARWTLYYVIDKLIRLLCPFAPHFADYIGEIYKIENLHFSFPEVDEKFLNESIEKIGEIAKNTVISIRRFKSNKGMPLNAPLKYVEIYTEDEETYNALIKTANDIKGTLKIENLEIIKGKPDLEYRIVEIIPDKSKIGPEFKKNAKYVMDLIKNADEETLDKIINEGLNTEYGVIRKEHIKDVKRALFCEGEEVDSIDIENVLAVAVIRK, encoded by the coding sequence ATGGAAATGCCTAAAAATTACAATATAGAAATTGAAAAACAAATACAGAAGAAATGGGAAGAAAGCAAAATTTACAAATTTGATGAAAATAGCAAAAAACCACCATACATTATTGACACTCCTCCACCATACCCTACCGGTAGATTACACTTAGGACACGCTCTAAATTGGACATATATGGATATAATTGCAAGATTTAAAAGAATGAAAGGATTTAATGTTTTATTCCCACAAGGTTGGGATTGTCATGGATTGCCTACAGAGGTTAAAGTTGAAGAGATGTATGGAATAACAAAATCTGACATTGATAGGCAGAAATTTAGAGAGTTATGTATAAAATTAACTGAAGAAAACATTGAAAAAATGAGAAAACAGATAAAATCTCTTGGAATATCAATTGATTGGGATAGGGAGTATATAACTATGACTCCTGAATATATTAGAAAGTCACAAACAGCCTTTGTTAGAATGTATAAAGATGGTTTAATTTATAGAGGTAAGTTTCCAGTAAATTGGTGTCCAAGATGTCAAACTGCAATAGCATTTGCTGAAGTTGAATACATTGAAAGGGAGAGTAAATTAAATTACATAAAATTCCCCAGTGCTGATGGAGATGGGTATATAATGATAGCAACTACAAGACCTGAGCTTATGGCTGCCTGTGTTGCTATATTAGTTCATCCAGAGGATGAGAGATATAAAGATTTAATTGGAAAAGAGTTTATAGTTCCACTGTTTGGACATAAGGTTAAACTGTTAGCAGATAATGATGTTGAAAAAGAGTTTGGTACAGGGGCGGTAATGGTATGTACTTTTGGGGATAAAACAGATGTTCTGTGGGTAAATAGGCACAAATTAGAAATTAAAAAAGCAATTGATGAGAAAGGAACTTTAACTGAAATTGCTGGTAAATATAAAGGATTAAAAACAGAAGAAGCCAGAAAATTGATTATAGAAGATTTAAAGAAAGAAGGATATTTAATTAAGCAAGAGACAATAAAGCAAAATGTTGGAGTTTGTTGGAGATGTAAAACTCCTATTGAAATTATAGTTACTGAACAGTGGTTCGTTAATGTTAAAAAATTAATTCCAAAAGTTAAAGAAGTTGCTAATGAGATTAAATGGGTTCCTGAACATATGAAAATTAGGCTGTTAAATTGGATTGAAGACATGGATTGGGATTGGGTTATAAGTAGGCAAAGAATCTTTGCTACACCAATACCAGTTTGGTATTGTCCGAAATGTGGAAATGTAGTAGTTGCTAAAGAAGAGGATTTACCAATAGACCCAACTAAAACAGGCTATGTTTGTGATAAGTGCGGTAATAAAGATTTAATTCCAGAAACTGACGTTTTAGATACATGGATGGACTCATCTATAACTCCGATGGTTATAACTAAGTGGTTAGATGATAATGAATTCTTTGGAAAGCATTATCCTGTTCAACTAAGACCTCAAGGACATGATATTATTAGAACTTGGGCTTTCTATACAATAGTTAAGTCTGTTGCCTTAACTGGCAAAAAGCCATGGGATGAGATAGTTATAAATGGTATGGTGTTTGGAGAGGATGGACATAAGATGAGTAAAAGTAGGGGTAATGTTGTAGAGCCAGATGAAATTATTGCAAAGTATGGAGCAGACGCTTTAAGATTGTGGGCAAGTAATAGCGTTATTGGAGATGATGTCCAATTTTTATGGAAAGAAGTTGATTACGGTTATAGATTTTTAAGAAAGTTTTGGAATGCTTGTAGATTTGCTAAGATGCATATAAATGATGAGATTATTGAAGAGTTAAAAAAACCATTAGATGTAAAGAATCCAATAGATTTGTGGATTTTAAGTAAATTACAGAAGTTAATTGATAGAGTTAATAGAGATTTAGAGAATTATAGATTTAATACAATAGTAGAAATTTACAAGTTCGTATGGCATGAGTTTTGCGACAATTATATAGAGATGGTTAAATATAGATTGTATGGTAATAATGAGGATGATAAAAAGGAGGCAAGATGGACTCTCTACTATGTAATAGACAAGTTAATAAGATTACTCTGTCCATTTGCTCCACACTTTGCAGATTATATAGGTGAGATTTATAAAATTGAGAATCTACACTTTTCATTCCCAGAAGTAGATGAGAAATTTTTAAATGAGAGTATAGAAAAAATTGGAGAAATAGCCAAAAATACTGTAATATCTATTAGAAGATTTAAATCCAATAAAGGAATGCCTTTAAATGCTCCATTAAAGTATGTTGAAATATATACAGAGGATGAAGAGACATACAATGCATTAATAAAAACAGCAAATGACATTAAAGGTACTTTAAAAATTGAAAACCTTGAAATAATAAAAGGTAAGCCAGATTTAGAGTATAGAATAGTTGAAATAATTCCTGATAAATCTAAGATAGGCCCAGAATTTAAAAAGAATGCTAAGTATGTTATGGACTTAATTAAAAATGCTGATGAGGAAACATTGGATAAGATAATAAATGAGGGATTAAATACTGAGTATGGAGTTATTAGAAAGGAACATATTAAGGATGTTAAAAGGGCTTTATTCTGCGAAGGTGAGGAAGTAGATTCAATAGATATTGAAAATGTATTGGCAGTGGCAGTTATTAGAAAGTAA
- the smc gene encoding chromosome segregation protein SMC, translating into MVTLEKIELKNFKSFKKLSLDIPKGFTAIVGPNGSGKSNIVDAILFVLGKTSAKKLRANRFKELITYHNGKREEYSEVCLYFSNDNNIFNVNADSVGILRRIKKSGETDYFLVWKENDKEKRKKLSKYEIIDLFRKLGLLGDTVISQGDLLKIINISPIERRKIIDEISGIAEFDEKKKKAEEELKKARELIEMIDIRISEVENNLKKLKKEKEDAEKYIKLNEELKSAKYLLILKRVNYLNIILENLQNDIKSLESLKDEFMGKIKEINAKIENLKLKLNDIINELNEKGNEEVLELHKSIKELELDIENDKKVLDNSINELNKIESEIKTKKNEIENTQKKIIEYRNKIIEKENKIKEIENKINDLNYEKERLMDVISESENIIKNLKKLEIDLTDEIEKNQNELYKLKKELNDLENTINKRYFEIEKNNEIIIKLKEELENFEVIDTKPLYLELENLKVEIEFSKKKIKELEEKKKDLQIKLDELHSQYVKENARIRALKEMEEFCLDRAIKEILNANLPGVIDIVGNLGKTKVEYKTAIEVAAGNRLNYIVVKRIDDAVRAIKYLKERKLGRATFLPLDRIEGREADYIVEDGVIGRAIDLVEFDEKYRKIFEYVFGNTVIVENIDVAKVLSEKYRKVRFVTLDGEVIEPSGVLRGGTFKSGAKIKVDIDLSKLNEIANNIKVVESELRNIKGEIERLNEIIKNSSAKKMEIENKLEIIKKNEMRRREIIEKNNLKIKELELKNKEILEEIGNLKLKKEEISSKIEELENKINELIEKRKKVISELKEYENNEYLKRLREIDEELKILEKEKDKLKNEIDKELSLVKEILIPKIEELNNKISELTNKKEMLKKNIQLYKDSIEKNSSILEEKKKRYEEIAKNIKSLSEKREHIEKEIENLEKCKKDLINKVRDIENRINELIVEKAKYESKLEEEEKKLYLCEKTDINEELDNKSIEELEIYIGEIENEIKKLEPVNMRAIEDYNYILNRYNELIEKRKEYERDEKKYLQLMEELENKKKDVFMEVFKKVAKNFEEVYKEIGGIGKLSLENEENPFEGGILIDASPRGKKLLSLDAMSGGEKSLTALAFLFAIQRLNPSPFYILDEIDAALDVKNVSLIADMIKNASKKSQFIVISHREQMVSKADVVYGVYMKNGLSKVVGIKL; encoded by the coding sequence ATGGTTACTTTAGAAAAAATAGAATTAAAAAACTTTAAATCATTTAAAAAATTATCATTAGACATTCCAAAAGGATTTACAGCCATTGTAGGGCCAAATGGTAGTGGAAAATCCAACATAGTTGATGCTATACTTTTTGTTTTAGGAAAAACCTCTGCTAAAAAGTTGAGAGCAAACAGGTTTAAAGAATTAATAACTTATCACAACGGAAAGAGAGAAGAGTATTCAGAGGTTTGTTTATATTTTTCAAATGATAATAATATATTTAATGTTAACGCCGATAGCGTAGGAATATTGAGAAGAATTAAGAAAAGTGGAGAAACTGACTATTTTTTAGTTTGGAAGGAGAATGACAAAGAAAAAAGAAAAAAGTTATCTAAGTATGAAATTATTGACTTATTTAGAAAGTTAGGTTTGTTAGGGGATACGGTAATATCGCAAGGAGATTTATTAAAAATTATAAATATTTCTCCAATTGAAAGAAGAAAAATTATTGACGAAATTAGTGGAATTGCAGAATTTGACGAAAAGAAGAAAAAGGCAGAGGAAGAATTGAAAAAGGCAAGGGAATTAATTGAAATGATTGACATAAGGATTAGTGAAGTAGAAAATAATTTAAAAAAACTTAAAAAAGAAAAGGAAGACGCTGAAAAATATATAAAGTTAAATGAGGAGTTAAAATCAGCAAAATATCTTTTAATTTTAAAAAGAGTTAATTATCTAAATATCATTTTAGAGAATCTCCAAAACGACATTAAAAGTTTAGAAAGTCTCAAAGATGAATTTATGGGAAAAATTAAAGAGATAAATGCTAAAATTGAAAATTTAAAGTTAAAATTAAATGATATAATAAACGAACTAAATGAAAAAGGCAATGAGGAAGTTTTAGAACTACATAAGTCAATAAAAGAATTGGAGTTAGATATTGAAAATGATAAAAAAGTTTTGGACAATAGTATAAATGAACTAAATAAAATTGAAAGTGAAATTAAAACTAAAAAGAATGAAATTGAAAATACCCAAAAAAAGATAATTGAATATAGAAATAAAATAATTGAAAAAGAAAATAAGATTAAAGAGATTGAAAATAAGATTAACGATTTAAATTATGAAAAAGAAAGACTAATGGATGTAATTTCTGAAAGTGAAAATATTATTAAAAATTTAAAGAAATTAGAAATAGATTTAACTGATGAAATAGAAAAAAATCAGAACGAACTTTATAAATTAAAAAAAGAATTAAATGATTTAGAAAATACAATAAATAAAAGATATTTTGAAATTGAAAAAAATAACGAAATTATTATAAAATTAAAGGAAGAACTTGAAAATTTTGAAGTTATTGATACTAAGCCCCTATATTTAGAACTCGAAAACTTAAAAGTAGAGATAGAATTTTCAAAAAAGAAAATTAAAGAACTTGAAGAAAAAAAGAAGGATTTACAGATAAAACTGGATGAATTGCATTCTCAATATGTTAAAGAAAATGCAAGAATTAGGGCATTAAAAGAAATGGAAGAGTTTTGTTTAGATAGAGCTATTAAAGAAATATTAAATGCCAATTTACCGGGCGTTATTGATATAGTAGGAAATTTAGGAAAAACCAAGGTTGAATATAAGACAGCCATTGAAGTGGCGGCTGGAAATAGGTTAAATTACATAGTTGTTAAAAGAATAGATGACGCTGTAAGAGCTATAAAGTATTTAAAAGAGAGAAAACTTGGAAGAGCCACATTTTTACCGTTGGATAGAATTGAAGGTAGAGAGGCAGATTATATAGTTGAAGATGGTGTCATAGGAAGGGCAATTGATTTAGTAGAGTTTGATGAAAAATATAGAAAAATTTTCGAGTATGTGTTTGGAAACACTGTAATAGTTGAAAATATTGATGTTGCCAAAGTTTTATCTGAGAAGTATAGAAAAGTTAGATTTGTAACATTGGATGGGGAGGTTATAGAGCCCAGTGGTGTGTTAAGAGGGGGAACATTCAAAAGTGGAGCAAAAATTAAAGTAGATATTGATTTGAGTAAGTTAAATGAAATAGCCAATAATATCAAGGTTGTTGAGAGTGAATTGAGAAATATAAAAGGTGAAATTGAAAGATTAAATGAGATAATAAAAAATAGTTCTGCTAAAAAAATGGAAATTGAAAACAAGTTAGAAATAATTAAGAAAAATGAAATGAGAAGGAGAGAAATTATAGAAAAAAACAATTTAAAAATAAAGGAGTTGGAATTAAAAAATAAGGAAATTTTAGAAGAAATTGGTAATTTAAAACTTAAAAAAGAAGAAATATCAAGTAAAATTGAAGAGTTAGAGAATAAGATAAATGAATTAATTGAAAAAAGAAAAAAAGTTATTAGTGAATTAAAAGAATATGAAAATAACGAATATCTAAAAAGATTAAGAGAGATTGACGAAGAATTAAAAATCTTAGAAAAAGAAAAAGATAAGTTAAAAAATGAGATTGACAAAGAACTTAGTTTAGTAAAAGAGATATTAATTCCAAAAATTGAAGAGTTAAATAACAAAATTTCAGAACTAACAAATAAAAAAGAAATGCTAAAGAAAAATATACAATTGTATAAAGACAGCATTGAAAAAAACTCATCTATATTAGAAGAAAAGAAAAAAAGATATGAAGAAATAGCTAAAAATATAAAATCACTTTCTGAAAAAAGAGAACATATAGAAAAAGAGATAGAAAACTTAGAAAAGTGTAAAAAAGATTTGATAAATAAAGTTAGAGATATTGAAAATAGAATAAATGAGCTTATAGTTGAAAAGGCAAAATATGAGAGTAAATTGGAAGAAGAAGAGAAAAAATTGTATCTATGCGAAAAAACAGATATAAATGAGGAATTAGATAATAAAAGCATTGAAGAGCTTGAAATATACATAGGAGAAATAGAAAATGAAATAAAAAAATTAGAGCCAGTAAATATGAGAGCTATTGAAGATTATAACTATATTTTAAACAGATATAATGAGCTTATAGAAAAAAGGAAAGAATATGAGAGAGATGAAAAAAAGTATTTACAATTAATGGAAGAACTTGAAAATAAAAAGAAAGATGTATTTATGGAAGTATTTAAGAAAGTGGCTAAAAATTTTGAGGAAGTTTATAAAGAAATTGGAGGTATAGGGAAATTAAGTTTAGAAAATGAAGAAAATCCATTTGAAGGAGGTATTTTAATCGATGCCTCACCAAGGGGTAAAAAATTATTAAGTTTAGATGCCATGAGTGGAGGAGAAAAGAGTTTAACTGCCTTAGCATTTTTATTTGCTATTCAAAGATTGAATCCTTCACCATTTTATATACTGGATGAGATTGATGCCGCCTTAGATGTAAAAAACGTCTCTTTAATTGCAGATATGATTAAAAACGCCTCTAAAAAAAGTCAGTTTATAGTTATAAGCCATAGGGAACAGATGGTTAGTAAAGCAGATGTAGTTTATGGAGTTTATATGAAAAACGGTTTGAGTAAGGTAGTTGGAATAAAATTGTAA
- a CDS encoding orotate phosphoribosyltransferase-like protein: protein MNKQLLKKVIELKNNGLTIGEIAEELNVSMDTARYLVLNAEKLLENEEKSLSLKNVDIFIDWKNIGSTANRLKYISSIIVDVIKSRNIEFDTVVGISTSGVPIATLVATELGKELTVYIPKKHISEEGKKISGSISHNFSPVNYKRAVIIDDVVTSGSTLKECIKQLKEICSPKLIIVLIDKSGLDEIEEVPLIPLIRVGVVNVEENIK, encoded by the coding sequence ATGAACAAACAACTATTAAAAAAGGTTATTGAACTGAAAAATAATGGTTTAACTATTGGTGAAATTGCAGAAGAGTTAAATGTATCAATGGATACTGCAAGATATTTGGTTTTAAATGCTGAAAAATTATTGGAAAATGAGGAAAAATCTCTGAGTTTAAAAAATGTAGATATATTCATTGATTGGAAAAATATTGGAAGTACGGCAAATAGATTAAAATATATTAGTTCAATAATCGTTGATGTAATAAAAAGTAGGAATATTGAATTTGACACAGTTGTAGGAATTTCAACGAGTGGAGTACCTATTGCTACGTTGGTGGCAACTGAGTTAGGTAAAGAATTAACTGTATATATACCAAAGAAACATATATCTGAAGAAGGTAAAAAAATATCTGGTTCAATTTCTCACAACTTTTCTCCTGTAAATTATAAAAGAGCAGTAATTATAGATGATGTTGTAACCAGTGGAAGCACTTTAAAAGAATGTATAAAACAGTTAAAAGAAATTTGTAGTCCAAAATTAATAATTGTTTTAATTGATAAAAGTGGATTGGATGAAATTGAGGAAGTGCCATTAATTCCACTAATTAGAGTGGGAGTAGTAAATGTAGAAGAAAATATAAAATAA